A genomic segment from Blastococcus sp. PRF04-17 encodes:
- a CDS encoding cytidine deaminase → MPTPDWDALRAAAREAMTHAYAPYSKFPVGVAGLVDDGRVVTGCNVENASYGLGLCAECGMVSDLARTGGGRLVAVACVGGDGQPLMPCGRCRQLLWEHGGADMLIETVSLGIVPMSEVLPDAFGPDDLVAAAERNA, encoded by the coding sequence GTGCCGACACCGGACTGGGACGCCCTGCGGGCGGCGGCCCGGGAGGCGATGACCCACGCCTACGCCCCGTACTCGAAGTTCCCCGTGGGCGTGGCCGGGCTCGTGGACGACGGGCGCGTGGTCACCGGCTGCAACGTCGAGAACGCCTCGTACGGGCTCGGGCTGTGCGCCGAGTGCGGCATGGTGAGCGACCTCGCGCGCACCGGCGGCGGCCGGCTGGTCGCCGTGGCGTGCGTCGGCGGCGACGGGCAGCCGCTGATGCCCTGCGGCCGCTGCCGGCAGCTGCTGTGGGAGCACGGGGGGGCCGACATGCTCATCGAGACCGTCTCGCTCGGGATCGTGCCGATGAGCGAGGTCCTGCCGGACGCCTTCGGTCCTGACGACCTGGTCGCAGCCGCGGAACGGAACGCCTGA